The following nucleotide sequence is from Mangifera indica cultivar Alphonso chromosome 17, CATAS_Mindica_2.1, whole genome shotgun sequence.
TTCATCTTTCCTCCATGGCTCGCCACTGAACTGTAGTTCTTCCTCCTCTTGCTGCCGTGAGGTAGCATCAACAAATGTTATTAGCCCATAGTGAAAGTGTAACAAATCAATATGAAGGCTCATAATTCATGTTAGTTACAGATAGATTACCGATATCCGATTTAAGTCAAAAACTGCAGTTGAGTTTGTAGCTGCTTCCTTTCGGTTGCAAAACCTTTCCTTCTGGTTTAGTTCAAGAACATGCGAGGGAATTTGTAAAGGAAGTTCCTTTCTGTGGTAAGTCTTCAACTTCTGGTTTAAGTCAAAAACTGGAACTGGGTTTCGCAAAGTAGCTTCCTTTTCATTGTATATTTTTCCCTTATGGTTTAGATCAAAACCTAAAGCTGATAGAGGCAAAGCAGATTCCTTCCTACCATAAATCCTttcctttgccttttttttaCCTTGAAGTTTAGAATTCGAAGCTTGCACAGGATTCCTACGGGCTGAAGAAATCGGAGATTGGTTTTCCATCAAGAACTTGTGCCGTCTCCTCAGGAACCTACAACTCAAAATTTAAGCATAGCTTCAATTACAACTTTGTCCCACTATTTGACtgaaaaattttgtaaagtTGAAATTATGAAGCCATACTCGACTTCTCTCAATAAGgtcattttcttctgtttcaTCATCTGCAATTTCTTCTTTGTGGCCTCAGTTTCCTGTAACAAGCTTCACAATTTAGAATCCATCTATGCCAACcagaattaaacaaaatttcatagagattataaattgaataataagaATCATACagaaaaatgttgaatttcCCAATAAActataaagaagaagaaagcttTCAACAAATCCTAAACAGGAAGCATAAAATCACAAAGGTCTAAAGGCTCTAAATTGGATGTTTTGTCAAATTCAGCGAATCTCAAAGCTTCAATTCATCAATATAGAAATCActagttttcaattttcattcttaCTTTGTGGGTTTGAAGGTTTAGGCAAAACAATTTAACAATAGAGATCAGAGCATGAGGATCaaaatctcatttcttttcatACTCAATTTGTCAATAGAAGCCATAAAGTTGAagcaaaacaaatgaaaacactcacaacaagaaaaataagataaaataaccatttttaatcttataaagACCTGATCTCTCTTCCTTCCAAAACCAAAACAGAAGAAAACCCATCAAACAAAACCACAACAGATCCACCAAATTAGATCACAACCCATCAAAGGTGATACCTTTAACAACTCTTCATAGTCTTGCATGAGACTCTGATGCCTGAAATTGGCTCTTCTGTCCTCATAAACAGGAAAAGAAGGCGCTTTGAAATTCTCCATAGAGGCTCCAAGAACAGCACCCTTCATCTTCCTCATGATGAGATCACAAAGAATGGAGActagaagagagaaagaaagagagacagAAAAAGGACAGAGCTTGaggagagaaaatgaagaaaaaggagACAAGTCtgaatgaagaaaagaaagaaagaaagataaagaAGGAAGAGAGAGGAAGGTTCTTGTTTTTGCCTTGCTTCGCTTTCCTGTTTTCTCTGTGAAAACTCTGACCAagacaaagaaagaaaaccCAAAGAAGCCCACATAATTTTCggtgaaaaaaatgttttcttttcttttgagaGTTAAGAGACAGTGATGAAGATTGGATTTTTTTGGGGGCGTTGCAGAAGGGCATTTCAGGTATCATCTTTGTTTTATGAGTTGTGTATTGTTGTTGAGGGAGAAATAGAAAGTGAAAGAGAGTTTTTTGTGAGGTGGGTTTGGTTAGGAGGACCTTTGAAAACCATATAAATCTCTTCTCTTCACTTTCTTTCccatttctttcttccttttatttcttttcttttccctctACATAGCCTTTGGTCCAGCTGGGCCATTGAAGAAAGATGGATAGACAGATTAGAGTAGCAGTGGTTGGTTGTGATGTGTTCGTATTGTGTTGGGTTGTTTCcatgtttctgtttttgtttttgtatttggtTTTTGGctgaagagagagaaaagaaaaggtggGCAAAAGAGGGAGGTAATATTTGGAGATGATTCCTGCTGTTGCTGTTGGTGTTGTTGTTGTAGGCCTGGAAGCAACCATTTTTAAGGCTTTCCAATTCAATCCATATTGCTCGGTTGTTGAGGCCTGGTGTGAGTGATTGGCTGATTGACCTAcaaatagagagagagaaacagaaagagagagagag
It contains:
- the LOC123201049 gene encoding uncharacterized protein LOC123201049, whose protein sequence is MRKMKGAVLGASMENFKAPSFPVYEDRRANFRHQSLMQDYEELLKETEATKKKLQMMKQKKMTLLREVEFLRRRHKFLMENQSPISSARRNPVQASNSKLQGKKKAKERIYGRKESALPLSALGFDLNHKGKIYNEKEATLRNPVPVFDLNQKLKTYHRKELPLQIPSHVLELNQKERFCNRKEAATNSTAVFDLNRISQEEEELQFSGEPWRKDELKKSLARGGSDEQHNDMKLSACRNVGNGANRTGKRKISWQDQVALRV